The genome window TGTAATCCTCGTATTGCGCAGGCTTGGTCACTGTGACGTCGGCGATGAGATAAGCACTCATGGGGTTCCTTCAGAGCAGTTGCGTTGGTTGGTATCGAATGCCAGATACATAGATCCAGATACGTCAACGCCGCCAGTGTCGCGCAAAGCGGCCTGGCGACGCATATCCGATGCTAATTGGTTGTATCCGAAAGAAGCGCCGCCGTATAGGGCGGCGCTAAGGCAACGGCCTGCGGCCCCGAGGATCCGATGACGGAGCTCGAGACCGCAGAAGCGCATTACGCGTCCTGACCGCGGCGAGACTTCTGCTCGATGGCGGCGCGGATATAGCTGGAGAACAACGGGTGGCCATCACGCGGCGTGGAAGTGAACTCCGGGTGGAACTGGACGCCCACAAACCACGGGTGGTCAGGCAATTCCATCATTTCCGGCAGGTTCTCGCTAGGCGTGCGGGCGCTGATCACCATGCCAGCCTCTTCCAGGCGCGGCACGTAGACGTTGTTGACCTCGTAGCGGTGACGGTGACGCTCGTTCACTTCGTCGCCATAGATGGTCTGCGCACGGGTGCCGGCCTTGATTGGCACACGTTGCGCGCCCTTGCGCATGGTGCCGCCCAGGTCGGACGAGTTGTCGCGCTTTTCGACCTTGCCTTCGCGGTCCATCCACTCGGTGATCAATGCCACCACGGGGTGCGGTGCCGACGGATCGAATTCCGTGCTGTTGGCGCCGCCCAGACCCGCGACGTGGCGCGCGAACTCGATGACAGCCAGTTGCATACCCAGGCAGATGCCCAGATACGGCACGCCGTTTTCACGGGCGTAGCGGATGGCGGCAATCTTGCCTTCGGTGCCACGCTTGCCAAAGCCGCCAGGCACCAGAATGGCGTCCAGGTGCTTCAACTGATCGGTGCCACGCGTTTCGATGTCTTCCGAGTCGATGTACTCGATGTTGATCTTCGAGCGCGTGTGGATGCCGGCGTGAACCAGCGCTTCGGTCAGCGACTTGTACGATTCGGTCAGATCGACGTACTTGCCGACCATGCCGATCGTCAGGTGATGCTGGGGATGTTCCAGGGCTTCGACCAGGTTGTCCCACATGGACAGATCGGCCGGCGGCGGGGTCAGGCCCAGCGCTTCGCAGACGATGTTGTCCACGCCTTGCTTGTGCAGCATGGCGGGAATCTTGTAGATCGAATCAGCGTCCCAGACGGAAATGACCGCGTCCAGAGGCACGTTGGAGAACATCGAGATCTTGGCGCGCTCGTCGTCCGGAATGGGACGGTCGGCACGGCACAGCAGCGCGTTCGGGTAGATGCCGATTTCGCGCAGCTTCTGCACGGAATGCTGCGTGGGCTTGGTCTTCAGTTCGCCAGCCGAGGCGATGAAGGGCACCAGCGTCAGGTGCACGAAGGCCGCGTTGTTGCGGCCCATGCGCAGGCTCATCTGACGTGCAGCTTCCAGGAACGGCAGGGACTCGATGTCACCCACGGTGCCGCCAATTTCAACGATGGCGACATCGGTGTTGCCATTCCAGCCGGCTTCGGCGCCACGGGCGATGAAGTCCTGGATTTCGTTCGTGATGTGCGGGATCACCTGGACAGTCTTGCCCAGGTAATCGCCACGGCGCTCTTTGCGCAGCACGGATTCGTAGATCTGGCCGGTGGTGAAGTTGTTCACCTTGTGCATGCGAGCGGAAATAAACCGCTCGTAGTGGCCAAGATCCAGATCGGTTTCGGCGCCGTCTTCCGTGACGAACACTTCACCATGCTGGAACGGGCTCATCGTGCCCGGATCAACGTTGATGTAGGGGTCGAGCTTCAGCATGGTTACCTGCAAACCACGCGACTCAAGAATGGCGGCGAGCGACGCAGCGGCGATGCCCTTGCCCAGGGAAGACACCACACCGCCGGTGACAAATACGTATTTGGTCATCGTTATGAGCACCCGGGACGAGCGGGCGCGTGCGGGAAATTTGGATTATAGCCGGGAGGCGAAGGTTATTTGGGTTTTCCCCTAGCGATGACGCGTAACATTTGGCAGCACTAGAAATGTGCGGACAGTTTGCCCGTAGCCGTGTCATCGGTTACCCCGTGATATGTTCGTTCCCTATTTTTACCTGCTGTTTTTTCTCAACATTTCCTGATTGCCGCTCCCAGCCGATGAACGATTCCGCGCGCTCCCCCTCCTCGCTTGCCTGGCGTCTGGCCTTGACCGCAGCGTTCTTGCATCTGGCCTATGGGGTGCTGATTCAAGGTTATGCGTTGACCGCAACGCCGTGGCTTGAGCAACTGCGCGACCGATATTTGTTACCCCAATTCCTGATGCCGATGGTCGTCAACATGATCTCGTCATCGCTCATTGCCGGGTTGACGGTTTGGATCGCCATGCACCGCTGGCTGGCGCGCCACAACACCGCCGCCGTGGACGAACCGCGCAAGCTGTACGGCACCTTCATCGCGCTGTTGCTGCTTTTCACTCTGGCTGCCTCGGCCGGTTCTGCCATCTTGCAGAACAAGATGATGGATTACGTCCTTAGCCACCGGATGAGCGTGAGCGCATGGCTAGGCGCCAGCGGTATACACCACATGCTGGCCCTGAGCCTGCTCCTCAAGGCGTTGAATATCGTGGTTGATATTCTTGGCGCGTGGGTGGTTGTGCGCATTGCCGCCTGGACGGTACAGCCCTCCGGACCTGCTGTCCGACCTGTCTACGTACAGCGCCACGCGGCGTGGATCGCAGGACTGACCGTACTGGCCTGGCAACTGAACGTTTCCATCGCGCTGGGCGGTTACCTGCAACTGCAAACGTTAAGTGCAGGCTGGCTGCAATACGTGCTGGGATATCTGGTTCTGCCCGCTGTAGTGCTGGCCTTGAGCGCCCTGGTCTGCCTGAAAATACTGCCACGTCAGA of Achromobacter seleniivolatilans contains these proteins:
- a CDS encoding CTP synthase, producing the protein MTKYVFVTGGVVSSLGKGIAAASLAAILESRGLQVTMLKLDPYINVDPGTMSPFQHGEVFVTEDGAETDLDLGHYERFISARMHKVNNFTTGQIYESVLRKERRGDYLGKTVQVIPHITNEIQDFIARGAEAGWNGNTDVAIVEIGGTVGDIESLPFLEAARQMSLRMGRNNAAFVHLTLVPFIASAGELKTKPTQHSVQKLREIGIYPNALLCRADRPIPDDERAKISMFSNVPLDAVISVWDADSIYKIPAMLHKQGVDNIVCEALGLTPPPADLSMWDNLVEALEHPQHHLTIGMVGKYVDLTESYKSLTEALVHAGIHTRSKINIEYIDSEDIETRGTDQLKHLDAILVPGGFGKRGTEGKIAAIRYARENGVPYLGICLGMQLAVIEFARHVAGLGGANSTEFDPSAPHPVVALITEWMDREGKVEKRDNSSDLGGTMRKGAQRVPIKAGTRAQTIYGDEVNERHRHRYEVNNVYVPRLEEAGMVISARTPSENLPEMMELPDHPWFVGVQFHPEFTSTPRDGHPLFSSYIRAAIEQKSRRGQDA